The Spirochaetota bacterium genome contains the following window.
GTGAGGAGAATGGATGAGGTCAATTATCCATCAGTGTTAATATGGGGGAACAAGGAGGTTCGTCCTCTCAGTTATAGCTTCGCCAAATTGCTAATTGATGAGTTTCATAAAATCATGGATGAGAGAGGGAAGATAATTTCAGACTTTACGATATATACTGAGACTGGCACCATGATCCTGAGGGAAACTAGAAATGTCTGCCCTGGTGTAATTGGCGAACCCGGATTCTTCTCAGATGAAAAGCACTCAATGAGATTGAATGATATTCAATTTAATCAGCTTGAGGCGGAGGCCTACTTTTTTGCGATAGCAGAATTTTTTAATAGAGGTATCCCAAAAGCTGAGGTATATATCTCATGCCCCATAGAGGATAGGGATTACCTAAGGAATCTGATTGATGATAAAAAGCCTGTAATCGCAATAAAATTAGACAGCGGTATTGAAGGAGTGGGTATTGATTTTAAATCGTTAAAAGTAACCTATGATGGTATTACTGTAAAATGTAAGCGCCTTTCGGATGACCTTTATAGGGTTGACTATGGAAAAGAAATATATCCCGGGGGGCATAGTATTAGATTTTCATTTCTCAATATGAGGAGTCAGAGCAGCATGATTTACAGGGCTGGATTTATCCGAGGAGTAAGGAAAGGCGATTACGATATGCTGGTCACAAGCGGAACCAAATCAGTTAAGCGGTGGAGGTCAGCAAAAGAGGGGTTGAGGATGCTTCTCTCTGCTCTTTCATTAGGTGTTACGGATCCTGATGCGGACAGGATAATATGGAACATCGCTAGGGGCTTTAAGATGATCGGTGACAAAACAACCGCTGATTACTATTATGCAAAGCTATACCACTTCTATCCTCAGAGCAGATATTCAAAAAGATTAAGTATACGAGTAAAGGGATATCGATTTCCGGTTGAATATCTTGGGAAAATAATTAGAATAAAACATGATCCTTCGCTATCTGGTTCATGTGGCAAATGAAGTGCTGGTCACCATATCTCTATGATGCAATATTGAAATTGTTTAGTATTAAAACTCGAGGTGAATGATATAGAAACCCTATCTCATATAAATTATTTCAGCATCCCTCGGTATATCTATTATCATCATCGTATCTATATCAACTGGAATGTTGAATTTTAGGTCTTTAAATCTCAGCGTTACCCTACACCCCGATCCCAGATGGACAAACCCTATTCTTTTATAGAAGTGAGTGTTCTTCACGTTAATTCGGTCATAGAGATAAAACTCGATCTTTTCATTTGTTTTTCTGTCTACCCTGAGTATTTTATCTGGAACTTCGTTCTTAAAGGATATTGTCTCATAGTATTGTTCATTTTCTATTATTAAGAAATTGGTGTCCTCTTCACCCACATTTGTATTTTTTGTTAATATTACCCTTTTTATTGAATAGTTTTCGATGAGCGGTATCGCCCCCATGGCTAGCTGTGAGAGTAGTATTAAATCTATATTTGTATCAATCTTAAGATAATCTCTAAGATCGATTTTTTGTATATTGTCTATGTACAATTTTTTATCCAATGGGTAGTATATCCTTAGTATATCCTCCTCCTGTAAGATATTAGTTAAGGTGCTCTGAAAAATTGCGTCTAATAGGGTGATCATCATCCTTTTGGGATTTTTACTATATAGAATTCTTCCTGTGGATTTAAATTTTTTATCATTGATTGTGCCATTAATAATAAAATTGGCAGAAAGGGTGTCTGGTGAGTGATTATTTATCTCTGCGATTTTGTTAATGAAGAATCGAGCCTTTTCATCATTTGGGGTTTTATTATAATCACGATTATTTTCTATATTCCTTGAGCAGGTTGATATCACTGAAAAAAATGTAAAAATGAAGATTCCTAGCGATGATGTAATTAGTCTTCTTTGCATATATTGAATAGGCTGCTATTTGTCTATCCTATTGCCTATATCCTTTAATTTTTTCTTTAATCTTTGGATTATTTTCAATATCAAAAGATTTGTTCCAGTATTCAAAGGCCTTTTTCATGTCCCCAATCTTTTGATATGTATCCCCAATATGATCATAGACAACAGGATCAGGCGTTCCATTATTTATTAACTGTTGCTCCGCTTCTAATAGCTTCTCAAGTGCCAGCTGATAATCCCCCTTTCTATAATAGGCCCATCCAAGCGAGTCAAGATAGGCTCCATTCAGGGGTTCAATCTTTAGTGCTGTTTGAATAAGATCAATGGATTCATCTAAGTTTTTATTCTGATCAGCGTAGAGGTAACCAAGGTAATTGCATGCTCTTGCATTTTGTGGATTGTATTTTATTGCTGTTTTAAGAGAGTCAATTGATTCATCAAGCCTATGCAGTTTTTCAAGAACAGTCGCTAGGTAGAAATGATACATGTCATTCTCAGACTGTAATTCAATTGCCTTTTTAAAGAGTAACTCAGCCTGATTATAATTATTATTTCTGGAATATGCTAATCCCTTATAGAAATAGGTCTTTGAATTTTTTGGTTCAAGGTTTATGGCTACATCAAAATATCTGACAGATTCCTTGAAATTGTTCGTTAAATTGTATAGATAACCAATATGAATCATCATTTCAACGCTTTGTCTTAATTCATTTGCCCTTTTATAATAGATTATTGCAAGATTTAGTTTATCGATTTCTTCATATGTTTTGCCAATATAATAGTATATCTCAGGGATTTTGTCATTTATGGACAATATTTTTAGGAGAACATTTCTTGCTGAATATAATAATTTGACTTTATACATCAGTATCGCAGCAGTGAAGTATTCGCTTATGGCATTTTTTTGGTCTTTATTTCGCAGGCTGATTCTTGCCAATGCGATATGTGGGGAAATGATCAAGGGAGATTTATTAATTATGCTCTTCAGATATTCCTTGGCTTCTATATCTTTATGTAATTTCTCTAGGTAGAGGGATTTTGCGATAAATCCATGAATGGTCTTCATTGACATCCCTTTTCTGAGATACTCGATTGATTTGGGATTGTTTTCTAAATAATATATCCTACCCAATAGTGAGTTTAATCTAAGATTGTCTTTATCCATTTTGAGATAATAATATGCATATTTTTTCGCCTCTTCAAGAGAATAGGTATCCATCATAATATTTGCTAAGATGTAGGCAGTGGGATAATTATCAGGATTTATTTCCAAAACTAGCTTAAAGTGTTTAATCGCGTTTTTTTCGTCACCTCGATCGTGATATATGCATCCGATATAATAATTTGAATATTCCAGGAAATAGTCATCAACAGGCATATTAAGTTCTAATATTTTTTGAAAAAAGGCAAGTGCCTTATCATGATTTTGTATTCGTTCATAGTAGAGGATTGCAAGGGAGTAGTAGGTTTTTACATAATTCGGCTTTAACTCAATTAGTTTTTCATAGATAGAGGCAGCCTCTTGATAATCCTTAAGGCTTAAATAAATGCCATGTAAGAGTATATAGGGTTCTGTGTAATACATATCTGACTCAATTGACATCTTTGAATACTTTATAGCTGATTTATAATCGAATGTATAGTAATAACATTTAGCTAGATGATAATAGATCCTCTCCAAAGCAACTCCATGATTGGAAGCATCAATATAATATTTTATGGCTTTATTGTAATCCTTCATCGATTCGTAGAATAGACCTTTGCTATATAAAGCCCAATCGCTGTTAATTTCCCTATTATTGACCTTGTAGGTATCGCTCAACCTCTTTCCTGGTTTGTCAAAGGAGCTGCATTGACAAAAGATCGATACAAGCAGGTATAATAGAATAAACTGTAAATGCATATTTCGGTTGGGTGTTTTAGTAAACTGCATATAATTGTATCCTAAAGATTAGCGCCTGTGTTGCAGATGTGATGAAATCGAAGACGCATTGGTGTACTATATATGTAATTTTTCTAGGGATTATCCTTGTTAAAAGGGATATGCCTATTTAACTGTCATTTGTTCCAGAATAATTGAGATTGAAGTTATTGTCAAATGTAATTAACAATCTTTATATACTTCGTTAATGATGAATATACTAGTGTTAATAATCTTTTTCTAAAGCTAAACGGATAGAATCATATCAATAATCTACTTAAGTATTGGCATTGCATTATTAATAGCAAATATTATTATGTAACACTTTGTAAGGTTTTATCCCTAAATCATTGATTGAATAAATATGAATAGTGCTTGAAGAATTTTCATTAGTAATTTATATTGTAATTCAACTTATCATTAGTTATAAAGTTAATTATAAGATATCGATATATCCCTTTAATCAAAAGTCAGATAAGTAAACGCATAAAATATGCATAACATAAATTGTAAGAATTATTATCAGGAGGTATGAAGATGTTATTTGGAATTGATCCATTATACTGGATGATGATGCTGCCAGTATTAGTTTTATCTGTATTTGCTTCCATTAGGGTAAAAACTACCTTTAAAAAATATTCAAGAATCCCAACTCATACTGGATTAAGAGGTGTTGATATTGCAGAGAAAATTCTCAAAACAAACGGTCTATCTCATATCCCTGTTGTAGAAACCGGGGGGTTTTTATCGGATCACTATGATCCAATCCGAAAGGTTGTGAGATTGTCTTCCGATGTTTATCAGATTAATTCTCTGGCAGCAATTGGAGTAGCTGCCCACGAAACAGGACATGCTATTCAGCATGCAAAGTCCTATGCTCCACTAATGCTAAGGAATGCAATGGCTCCAACAGCCTCCATTGGATCTAACTTAGCCTGGATTATTATATTGGTTGGGTTTATAATCGGTACACTTGGATTAGTAAAGTTGGGCATATTATTATTCACCATTACCGTAATATTCCAGTTGATTACTCTGCCAGTTGAGTTCAATGCCACTTCAAGAGCTAAGGCGATATTGCTATCACAGGGATTTATAGGCTCAAATGAGATGGTCGGTGTAGAAAAGGTACTCTCAGCAGCAGCAATGACCTATGTCGCTGCAGCCGCGTCGTCTATTGTGACACTTTTATACTTTATCATAAGGACTGGCCTTTTGGGTGCGGAAGATTAGAGTCGAATTATTTGTATAAAGGGATTGACTGCTCTTTATATAGTGACATAATATTATTCCATGTGATAGCTATACAATTTTAACAATGTTAAATTTTTTATTGAGGCTATTCCTTATATTGAGAATGACATGATCAAGATGAGAGGATGAGAGTAAGGCATTTCAGGGAGAAGATCGTGGTCATCGAGGAGATCGATTCTGTCTGTAGAGAGATCAGAGAGAGTAATCTTACAATTGTCTCTTCCAATGGATGTTTCGATATATTACACCTTGGCCATATAGAGTATCTTCAATCCGCTTCAGGGTTTGGCGATATATTAATCATTGGCATCAATAGTGACGATTCTGTCAGAAGGCTTAAGGGGGTGGGAAGACCCATAAATAGTGAGAGGAATAGGGCTTCAGTTATTGCCTCACTCGGTTTTGTGGATTATTGTGTAATTTTCAGAGATGATAGTCCCACTAAATTATTGGGAAGAATAAGACCTGATATTCACGTTAAGGGTGGAGATTATCTCAAGCACAACCTACCAGAAAAAAAAGTGGTTGAAGAGAATGGCGGAATTGTCAAGATATTGCCTCAGGTAAAAGGTTTTTCTACTACAGATATAATAAAAAAATCATAACACAATAATGCATGAGATATTTGGAGAGGATGGGCATTTAAGAGGCCTATATAGTAATTTTGAGTTCAGGCAAGAACAGCTTGAAATGTCGGAGTTTATTCTTGAGACCCTCACCTCAGGCGAGAATGGATTGGTAGAAGCAGGTACAGGCGTAGGCAAGACACTGGCATATCTTGTACCAGCACTAGTGTATTCCCTTGAAAACAATAAAATCCTAGCAATAAGCACTGAAACAAAGACTCTTCAGAAGCAGTTAATAGATAAGGATGTACCGCTTGTTCAATTGATTATAAACAGATACCTTGAGAGAGATTTCTCCTATTCTCTCTGTCTTGGTAGTCAGAACTATCCTTGCAGGAAAAGATATGAACTCCTTCTATCAAATGGAAGGTTTCCCAAGGAGGAGATCAATGCCGTACAAGAGGTAAAAGGACGTTTTAGTGATAGTGAGATCTTTACACGTTTTGATATAGATTTGTCAAACATTCTATGGAATGAAATTTCGAGGGAGACTGAGGTATGCAATCCCTACAACTGCCCATTCTCTTCAATGTGTGTCTTCCAAAGGGCTAAAAGGAAATGGTCAAAAACAAATCTACTAATAATGAATCACTACCTTTTTTTCTCAAATATAGCCTTAGGAAAGTGTTATCTTCCAAATATTGATATAGTTATATTTGACGAGGCTCAGTCAATCGAGGAAATAGCATCCGATCAACTTGGCTTTAAGGTTAGTTACAACCAGATTGTTGATACTGTTAACCGATTATACAGGGAGAATAGGAAGAATAGCATTCTCTTAAGGATATCAGATGAGAGTAAGAGGAAAAAAGCCATTAAGTCGATGAGAGTGATAATATCAGAGTTGAGTTCATTTTTTGAGAATTTAAGAGAATTATTTAACACTAGTAATACTGTACGTATTAGAGAGGGACTCCCCTTTGGCGATACCCTTGCTAAAGCCTTAAGGGAGTTTATGCTTCTTATTACCGGGATAGAGGACGATCTAGAGGATGATTCATCGAGAATGGAGTTTGATATTATCAGAGGTCGGTTGTTCGTCTTTCAACAGAACCTGGAATCCCTTTTATATCAACTGAACTCCAATTTCGTTTATTGGATTGAAAGAAGAGGGGATGAGATGCTTGGGGATATACATATAAAGGGGGAGCCAGTTAGCGTTGCTGAGATTATCTATGATGAGGTTAATTCCTTTTATGATAGTAGTCTATTTGTTTCAGCCACCCTTGCTAATAGGGATGATTTTTCCTTTATTGCTGACAGGTTGGGGATTTATGAGTATAGGTCCCTCCTCTTAAGTTCCCCCTTTGATTATAAAAGACAGGTTGTATTATATTTAGGTGAGGAAACAGCGCCCCCTAATGATCCGTCATTCATTGATCAGGCGTCCATAATCTCCGCTGAAATAATAAATCATCTGGAGGGCAATTGTCTGATTCTATTCACCTCATATAGGATGCTTGGAGAGGTAAGGGAGAGACTTACTGAATTGGTAGATTTCCCTATTTATGCTCAAGGGGATTTCCCAGCCACAGAGGCGATAGTGCAATATATTGAAGATGATGGATCGATATTGATGGGAACTCATTCATTCTGGCAGGGAATAGATCTCCCTGGAGATCTATTAAGGGGTGTAATCCTTATGAGGTTGCCCTTTAACGTTCCGGACAGGCCAATGATTCAGGCAAGAATTGAGAAGATTGAGGAACAAGGTTTGAATTCTTTCTACAACTATCAGGTGCCTAACGCAATAATAAGATTCAAGCAGGGTTTTGGAAGGTTGATAAGGAGTAGAAATGATAAGGGTCTTATTGCGGTTCTCGATTCTAGAATTCTTACAAAGAGTTATGGTAACCTCTTCCTTTCCTCTTTGCCTGAATGTAACATAGTACAGACCATGAAAGATTTAAAATCATCGTTACAGGGAATTGGGGTTGTAATCAATGGAATTGCTAAATAAATTGAATGAGAATCAGAAAAAGTCTGTTTTACATACAGATGGTCCGCTCCTAATCCTTGCAGGGGCTGGTTCAGGAAAAACCCGGGTTATTACTTATAGAATTGCCTATCTGATACATGAGAAGAAGATTTCTCCATATAATATAATGGCAGTAACCTTTACCAATAAAGCTGCTGAGGAGATGAGGAAGAGGATTGTTGAGATAATCGGGATGGTCGGAGAGAGCGTGTTTATTAAGACATTCCATTCCTCTGCTGCATATATACTTAGAAGATATGGCGAACTGAATGGAATTCCTCGTTCGTTTTCCATTTATGATTCCAGAGATCAGGAAGTGCTGATCAAGGAAATCTTGCTTGAGATGAGACTTGATCCGAAAAAGATAAAACCATCTATGATTGCTTCAAAGATATCAGAAATAAAGGATAAGGCTCACTCCTTTGATGAGTCTCACCTTGTATCATCAATTCCAAATCATTCCCTATTCAACTTTCAGGAGGTATTTAAAAGATACCAGGAAAGACTTCAATATAATGGTGCGCTTGATTTTAATGATCTTCTTATAAAAACAGTTGAAATTTTACAGAATAATCAAGATGTACTGAGGGAATTGCAATCTCGATGGAAATACTACATGATTGATGAATATCAGGATACAAATCATGCCCAGTATCTAATTTGTAAGACTCTTTCATCTTCAAGTCGAAATATATGCGTTGTCGGTGATGATGATCAATCAATCTATTCATGGAGGGGGGCTGATATCGAGAATATTCTGAACTTTGAGAGAGATTATATCGATACTAAAGTAATAGTGTTGGAAGAGAACTATCGATCAACATCGCCTATATTGGAGGCCGCATCTCTAGTTATTCAGAATAATCAGAATAGAAAAGAAAAAACCCTTAGGGCCTGGAAGGGTGATGGAGAACCAGTTACATGGTGTCAGGCAAATAATGAGTATGGTGAAGCGGAATATGTAATCAATAATATAATATCTCTAAAAGGAATGGAGGGTTGGAAAAACAGTGATTTCGCAATATTTTATAGAACTAATGCTCAATCTAGGGTATTTGAAGAGTATTTGAGACGAGAAAATATTTCCTATAAGATAGTGGGAGGATTAAAATTTTACGATAGAAAGGAGATAAAGGATATCCTATCATATCTTAAGATCATCTCAAATCCCAATGATTCAATTTCCCTTCTTCGAATTATAAACACTCCATCAAGGGGGATCGGTAGTGTCACAATTGCTGGATTGAGGGATATTGCCAAATCCGATGGAATTTCTGAATGGGATGTAATCAAAAGGGGGTATATAAGCAAGGGACGAACTCATAAAGGGATAGATGAATTTTGTCAACTAGTCCAAAAGGGAATTCAATTTGTGAAGGAGATCCCTGAAAATTTAAGGCTTTCTGAATTTATTGATATGATTATTGATGAGTCGGGATACAGAAGGAGTCTGCAGGAGGATGATTCTATTGATGGGAGGGTTAGGTTAGAGAATGTCGATGAATTTATGAATAGTGTTAATGATTATGAGATGAGGAATGGTAATGCAAGTCTTGATGAGTTTCTGCAGGACATATCTCTACTTACCTCTGAAGAGAATCCCTTGGATGAATCCCAGGTAGAATCAGATTATGTCACCCTTATGACAGTTCACAACGCCAAGGGATTGGAGTTCTCAGTTGTTTTCCTCACAGGAATGGAGGAGGATATATTCCCTCATATAAATTCAATCAATTCCAGCAATAATTATGAGGGTATAGAGGAAGAGAGAAGACTCTGTTATGTGGGGATAACTAGAGCAATGAATAGGATATTTCTTACAAATGCACAGATAAGAAGGAGATTTAATGGAACGGTTTGTAACAATCCTTCAAGATTTATTTTTGAAATACCTGAAAGATTGATAAACAAAACTGAACACTACGATAGCAGTCATGTCTCACCAGGTTTTACAGGCAGATGGCATCATCATAAATCTGAATATGGGAATGATTTCAGCTTGCCTGACGAACTGGATTCCAGGCAGGGTTGTAGCTTTAACATTCGTGATATGGTTATGCATCCAAAGTATGGTGTAGGTCGAATAACCGAGATAAAGGGTAAGGGCGATAATGTGAAATTTACAATAAAGTTTGGAAGTGGTGATAGAAGGGTATTCCTTGAAAAATATACTCCACTTGAGAAGATAGTTTAATCATTAATATTTACTTAAACTTATTTATTACAATAGGAGGATATATGGCAGGTGTTTTAGAGGTAAATGATTTTAGTTTTGATAATGAGGTTTTAGGGCACAAGGGGAAGGTGTTGGTTGATTTTTGGGCGCCATGGTGTGGGCCATGCAGAATGCAAGCCCCAATATTAGAGAGGATAGCTCAATCAGGCGAAGTTGATGCTAAAATTACTAAGGTTAACACAGACGAGAGTCGGGATATTGCTGCAAGGTACAATATTCAATCGATCCCCACACTTATTATCTTTGATAATGGAAAGGAGATTGAGAGACTTGTGGGGACACGGCCTGAAGATGAATTAAAAGAAAAGTTGAAGTAATCTATCTATCATATATTTTAATATTGGTAGTGATTTTGCTTAATTGGATTCAGGGCTTCAATTGAAGTATTCTTTCGAATACAATTTTTAGCGGTAGATATGATAGCTGTAGTTCAAAGGGTTCTTAGTGCCTCGATTGAGGTAGATGGTCAGGTTGTTTCTTCAATTGGCGAAGGAATTCTTGCGCTGGTTGGATTTCATAAGGATGATGGCTTACAGGATATTGAATATATTGTTAATAAGATTATTCATTTACGAATATTTGATGATTATGATAAATCGATGAATCTTTCTCTGCTCGATATTAGTGGTGAGTTGTTGATTGCTTCCCAATTTACTCTATTAGGGGATGCGAGAAAGGGGAGAAGGCCATCCTATTCAAATGCAATGTCTCCAGAAAAGGCTGCGATATTATATAATGATTTTTTGGAGTTTTGTAAGTCGATCTATAATAAAGTAAAATCTGGTATTTTCCAGGCGAATATGAAGATCAGCTTAGTAAACACTGGACCAGTTACAATCCTTTTAGACAGCAACAAATTGATATAAATACATATTCATATATTGTATGGATAATAATTAGAATAGCTTAGAAAATTATTAGTAAATTTTGCATAGATATCTTCAATTGTATAAACTTATTTATTTTGAAAGTAGTATACTTATAGCTGCTTTTATTACTCCCTAATTTTCATTGATTGAGGATTCACCCTAACCTGCTGTACTGTCTCATCAATCATTCTTACAAATTACATGCTCTCTGAATATATCTTAACATCTTATTATATGGATAAAGAGGATAATGCTATTATAATAACAAAAGGAATATAATAGACTAATCATACTAAATTTATTTTTGTAACTGATTGTGAGAATCCATGTTTCTATATTAAACTATGAGATAATAAATATGCTGAATATTTTTTTGCATTTTATAAAATGGAGAAACAGAAATATTATAATCCGATATATAAAGAATGCATCTGGAATATTGTTAATATGTTATATAATTTTTTATATTGTATGGCATCTGCTCGATTATCAGAGTCAATTAGTTGAATGGTGTGCAATATCCATGCCTCAACAGATTATTATTGGTCAAGATATCGATTTAATAATTAATTACAACGGAGTAAATGAAAATACCTTTTTGTGTGTAGATATGCATTGGGCAAATAGAGATGGCGATCATGTCGGTTTGATGTCATCAGGTCGTCCTTATCCCAAAATAAAAGGGAGTGGGGAACATGCGTTCCGCATGAGAGTCAAGAATAAGAAGGGAATACACTTCATTGTAGTGATAATTTATTTGAGTAAATCTGGTCATTGGGAAGAGAGGGCTAGAGTAGCAATAACAGATCTGATACCAGTTCTTTCTGATAATAGCAGTATAAGAAAACCTGAATTAAAAGTTATAGTACCGCATGTGTTTAGCCCTGACATCTCTAATGAGTTATCAACAGATCGCTTTACTTATAATCTTGAATCGTCCAATAAGAAGGATAGTATTGAAACTGTTATTTATATAATGTATATATTAGCGGTGATCTTGTGTGGATGGTGTGCTCTTCATGCTGGACACATCAATTCATCACACTTATGTAATCGTTACTGTATATTGTGGCTCAGTTTGTCCCTAATTCTCCTCTTACTTGGAATTTCTGAGCAATTACGAATGAATTTTATGTTGACCGAAATATGCAGACAACTATTCAGATTACTGGGATGGTATTATGAGCGCGAGGCAGTACAGCGAATGATCGCAACTCTTGTTGCAACTGTTGGTTTTTGTCTGATAATCTTTTCAGTTTCGGCTGTTAAATGGATAGGCTGGCAGATTATCATTGCCTATGATAGTCTTATTGTTTTAATCAGCCTGTTTATTATCAATTCATTATCATTCCATTACTTTGATGATCTGGTCGGTTTGTATTTAGCTGAATTCGGTATGCTTTCGGTTCTGGAATTGGTTAGTGTTTTATGTATCTGCATAACTGCAGCTTATTATCTTATTAATGAACATAACTAACCACCTATAATGGACTTTATTTACAATTCCCATAATTGACTATATCTGTTTATCGCTAATATAATTGCTATTATGTATAGGTGTGTATGCTGATTACGAGTCAATGCAATCAATAGCGGCGTATTCTTTTTACACCTAATAGGGTAGTAGTTTAATTTAGTAAGTAATTTTCTAATCTATGTTCTTCCTACAAAGGCGGGAATCTCCCTTTATCCTAAAATAATGAAGATCTTTCTTTAAATATAGGGGTATTCCACTTCGTTTCAACCGGAATGACATGTACAAAATAGTGTAACCTACCCATTTAATTTACTACCCCTAATAGTAAGGAATAAAAATATATTTTGGTTTATGCTTCTTCTGCCTCTGTAACAAATTGAACAACTTTTTCTAAGGCATTGTGAAATTTAATTAGATGCTCTTCAAATACCATCACTCGATTACGCTCAAATGATCCCTCTTCATCTTTTCTAGATTCACTAATTAGCAGGTATTTCGATCCGTTTGCAGATTTTTTTACATCAAAAAAATAGGTTCTGCTACCGGCAGTTATTTTTTCAGAAAACAACTCTCTTCTGTCCCTATCCATTACATTACTCCATTCTGTTTACAAATCCGATCCTTAATACATGTATGGTTCGGAAATCTGTTAATATCTAATATTAAAATGCATTAAATAATATAATAAAGATAGCCCTTTTGTGGGTTATCTGTAATAAATATATAGGATTTATCATAAATAACTTCAATGTTATCTAAGGAGATTCAGATGTACTGAAAATCACACAGCTAAAAACCAGATTAGTGGTGATTCTCTCCATCAAGTGGTGTAATCTCCAGGATTTTTACAAAGTTGATGTTAACCATGCTAAATGGCAAGTACTTTTTAGACATTCTCATATGAGCATCCCTAATCTATTATTACAAACCTGGAAGAACGTTGAATTTTTAATAAAACACATATGAAAAGGGTTGATTATACAACCAAAAAACACTTTACAATACTATATAGAGGATTAGAATAAAAAACAAGATAATCAATATAATAAGTTAATACTCATATTGATTCATGATAAAGAATAAAAAGAATCAATGCTACATATAAATAATCATAAATAACTTAAGGGTGCTTGAAAATATGAAAGGCATAATATATTACTTTTTTTACAACCTATTACTAAACAACTATTGTAATGAGAATTAAACGAGGATTAAATTACTATTATGCAATTATAAATGTATGCAATAGCTGTTATAAGTATATAAAAATGTTAATGATTATTAACTTATATCATAGTATCTATTTTTATGTATAAGATTATTTTTTTTCTATTCCTTTGTATTACATCCTTTCTATTATCATTTAGTACAATTGTTTTTGGATTTGATATAATTCTTATGAGTCAAGTAGATGAGATCTATGATGATAATATAACCTATGCTGATAAAAATAAAATAAATGACTTCATCACAGAATTAATAATGGGATTAGGTGTAAAACATACTGATCAGACAATGTCTTTGAAATTGATTGGCCATATAAATCAACAAATCTACATTGATAACTGTGATTTCAATAACAACTTTCAAGATATTAACATAAATTTTAATAATGAATTAACAGCTCGTGATCAATTTACGCTTAAGAATTTATTTATTCGTGATA
Protein-coding sequences here:
- a CDS encoding N-acetylmuramoyl-L-alanine amidase; the encoded protein is MWDKRKTISDIKKINRGIYATEGTEQLRYYSMKSCISVYWKSTQRIRRKSGRWFIILLITGTVVMSCNYFRYKYEYTGNIDLTKYPQLHGKKIFLDPGHGGKGETDPFRIGPDGIREEETNLKTALILENMLKRAGAVISMSRKSDKDIPLRERVDMVKAIGPDLLISLHHNGTVRRMDEVNYPSVLIWGNKEVRPLSYSFAKLLIDEFHKIMDERGKIISDFTIYTETGTMILRETRNVCPGVIGEPGFFSDEKHSMRLNDIQFNQLEAEAYFFAIAEFFNRGIPKAEVYISCPIEDRDYLRNLIDDKKPVIAIKLDSGIEGVGIDFKSLKVTYDGITVKCKRLSDDLYRVDYGKEIYPGGHSIRFSFLNMRSQSSMIYRAGFIRGVRKGDYDMLVTSGTKSVKRWRSAKEGLRMLLSALSLGVTDPDADRIIWNIARGFKMIGDKTTADYYYAKLYHFYPQSRYSKRLSIRVKGYRFPVEYLGKIIRIKHDPSLSGSCGK
- a CDS encoding tetratricopeptide repeat protein; this encodes MQFTKTPNRNMHLQFILLYLLVSIFCQCSSFDKPGKRLSDTYKVNNREINSDWALYSKGLFYESMKDYNKAIKYYIDASNHGVALERIYYHLAKCYYYTFDYKSAIKYSKMSIESDMYYTEPYILLHGIYLSLKDYQEAASIYEKLIELKPNYVKTYYSLAILYYERIQNHDKALAFFQKILELNMPVDDYFLEYSNYYIGCIYHDRGDEKNAIKHFKLVLEINPDNYPTAYILANIMMDTYSLEEAKKYAYYYLKMDKDNLRLNSLLGRIYYLENNPKSIEYLRKGMSMKTIHGFIAKSLYLEKLHKDIEAKEYLKSIINKSPLIISPHIALARISLRNKDQKNAISEYFTAAILMYKVKLLYSARNVLLKILSINDKIPEIYYYIGKTYEEIDKLNLAIIYYKRANELRQSVEMMIHIGYLYNLTNNFKESVRYFDVAINLEPKNSKTYFYKGLAYSRNNNYNQAELLFKKAIELQSENDMYHFYLATVLEKLHRLDESIDSLKTAIKYNPQNARACNYLGYLYADQNKNLDESIDLIQTALKIEPLNGAYLDSLGWAYYRKGDYQLALEKLLEAEQQLINNGTPDPVVYDHIGDTYQKIGDMKKAFEYWNKSFDIENNPKIKEKIKGYRQ
- a CDS encoding zinc metallopeptidase — protein: MLFGIDPLYWMMMLPVLVLSVFASIRVKTTFKKYSRIPTHTGLRGVDIAEKILKTNGLSHIPVVETGGFLSDHYDPIRKVVRLSSDVYQINSLAAIGVAAHETGHAIQHAKSYAPLMLRNAMAPTASIGSNLAWIIILVGFIIGTLGLVKLGILLFTITVIFQLITLPVEFNATSRAKAILLSQGFIGSNEMVGVEKVLSAAAMTYVAAAASSIVTLLYFIIRTGLLGAED
- the rfaE2 gene encoding D-glycero-beta-D-manno-heptose 1-phosphate adenylyltransferase; translated protein: MRVRHFREKIVVIEEIDSVCREIRESNLTIVSSNGCFDILHLGHIEYLQSASGFGDILIIGINSDDSVRRLKGVGRPINSERNRASVIASLGFVDYCVIFRDDSPTKLLGRIRPDIHVKGGDYLKHNLPEKKVVEENGGIVKILPQVKGFSTTDIIKKS